ACAATAGCGTTAATCGAAGCTTAGGTAAGCAAATAAATAATCAGATAAAAGACTTTCTCAATGGAACCAAAATTGATAAGTTTAATATTGATGATTAGGATGATATAAAAATGATGTTTGAAAAATTTTGTAGTGAATTTAAAGTCAATGTGAAGAATGAAGAACCCATTTTGCTTAGTGAAGAATTGGAGATGTATTTTAATAAATCAAATGGCGCAATAGAATTTTTACGACAGTATTCGGGCGAAACATTCAAAGAAGGTTTATATAGAATTCATAAGACAGATCAAATTGCGAAATGGAATGCAATTATAAAGAGTGCTTTTCCTGAAGTCTCAAAAAATATTATATGTTTTTCGTATGACTGGTTAGGTCGTCATTTTGCAATAGATTTTGGAAGATTAGACAAGAATGAACCGTTAATTCTTATGTTAGAGCCAGGGACAGGGGAGGCTCTTGAGATACCCGCAACTTTTATGTCCTTTCATGAAGAGGAATTAGTTGAGTATCAAGAGGCTGTATTAGCGACAGAATTTTTTAAGCAATGGAAAGAGCAAAATGAGGGAATTCTATTGCCCAATAAATGTATTGGATACAAAGTACCTCTTTTTCTAGGTGGAGAAGACTCTTTAGTAAATTTAGAAATGAATGATATGGAAGTGTACTGGGAAATATGTGGACAATTACTAAATAAAGTACGTAATTTGCCATCAGGAACGAAAATGGAGGATATAATCATATCTTAAGTAATTAGGCAGGAAGACTTGGTGTCGCGATATACGATAATTATAAGGATATATTCAATAAAGAACGTGTGAAGTCAATGGAATTATGCTTCGGAAACTCGGAAATAAAGTAATAATTGTGAAATGGCAGCATTTTAAGTGCTGCCATTTCCATTGGGATTTCTTTTCCCAATATAAAAACTAAGGAGGTAGCAGTATGGCACAATTTCCCGATATTCAACAGCCGGTCTATCCGTTTACCACCAAGATCAAGGACCCATCTTTACAAGCTGAGATGGAAAATGGGATGGTTCTGTCCCGGCCCAGGTTTACCAGGGTGCCGCAGATGTTTACTTTGAAATGGACGGCGTTGCCGGCCGCTGATTACACAATCTTGCGTGATTTCTACCGCAATACGGTGTATGGTGGCGGCTTGGTCTTTGATTGGTGTTATCCGGCAGTGGCCGGTGATCCGTATGCCGGCAAGCTGTTTTCTGTTCGTTTTAAAAGTGAGGATATTAGTTTTGATTTGGCGGCGCCGGGCTATTATTCCGGCGCCGTAACACTGCAGGAGGTGTAATATGCTGAACTTATCGGTAGCCGGTATGCTGGAGAAAAGTCAATTGTCCAGTGACGGCGTGTGGCTCTTGCTGGTGGAGGTGATGCTGCCCGATTCGCCTGAGTCGCTGCGGCTGGTCCGCAATAACGAAGACATTAGCTGGAGTGGCCATGCCTGGACAGCCTTTAATTTTAAACTGGGTGATATCACTGAAGACAATAAAGGCAAACCGCAATCCATTCCGCTCCAGATTTCGAATATGACGCAAACCGTCCAGGCCTATGTGGAGGCTAATAGTGGTCTGACCGGTACGACAGTTATTCTGAGAGTGGTTCATTCCCAGCACCTGGACAATGCTTCACCGGAACTGGAAGAGGTCTTTACTGTGCAGTCGACGACTTGTGACAGTCAATGGATCACCTTCTATCTTGGTTGTGAAATATCTATTCAACGGCGTTTTCCTCCCAGGCGAGTGCTAAAAAATTTCTGCGCCTGGCGTGATCAATACAAGGGGATAGAGTGCGGCTATAACGGGTCGTTGGCAGAGTGCGACGGAACGCTGCAAGCTTGCCGCTTGCGAGGTAATTCGGTTCGCTATGGCGGTGAGCCCAGTATTCCCGAAGGAGGCCTCTATGCATAGCATGAATGGAGTTTTTACCGATCTCATCGGTCTTCCTTTTGTCGATGGCGGACGGGATCCGGCTGTCGGGCTGGATTGCTGGGGGTTGTCGACAGAGGTTTTTCGGCGCCATGGCGTGAAATTGCCGGACTACAAGATATCCTGTGAAGAGGCCAGCTTGATTTCTCATAAAGTAAACGAACAAAGACCGCATTGGCGCAGGTGTACCGGGGAAATTCCGGTTCCTGCGCTTGTTGTTATCCGGTTTGCCGTTTACTGTGATCATACCGGGGTGTACATCGGTAACGGCCGGTTTATTCACACTCGCAAAGGGGTCGGCGTTAACATTGATCGTATCGACAGTCCGGCCTGGGTCAAGCGGATTGAAGGCTTCTATGTACCGGAGGTGTTGCCATGATTAGCCTAACGATTCTTAAAAATCCTTTTAACTATAATGAAAAGGAACTACATACCTGCGAATATGTTCCTGGCAAAACAGTGTATGAGTACATTCAGCCTTATGTGATGGGGCTGGAGGAGTATATTGTCAGTGCAAATGGTGATATTGTTGAAAATATCCAAACACAGCAGGTAACCTCCGGTGACTGGCTGGCCGTCTGCCCGGTGGTAGGTAAAAGCGGCAAGGACTGGTTCCGGATGATTGGAACATTAGCATTAGGGTATGCAACAGGATCATTAGCGAAGACATGGGGTGGAAAGTTCTGGGCCAATATGGCGGCGGGAGCTATTGGTATTGCTGGCGGTATGTTGCTGAATCACTGGTTTCCACCGGCAAAAGCGGACCAGGCTACAGTCCAAACCAATTCCTCCTACAACTGGAGTAACGCACAGTCTCAGTCCGGCCAGGGCAATGCCCTGGCCGTTACGTATGGCACGATGCGGACAGCAGGACAGATACTGGCCCAGCATATATCCAGTAATGATGAGG
The nucleotide sequence above comes from Propionispora vibrioides. Encoded proteins:
- a CDS encoding T6SS immunity protein Tdi1 domain-containing protein — encoded protein: MMFEKFCSEFKVNVKNEEPILLSEELEMYFNKSNGAIEFLRQYSGETFKEGLYRIHKTDQIAKWNAIIKSAFPEVSKNIICFSYDWLGRHFAIDFGRLDKNEPLILMLEPGTGEALEIPATFMSFHEEELVEYQEAVLATEFFKQWKEQNEGILLPNKCIGYKVPLFLGGEDSLVNLEMNDMEVYWEICGQLLNKVRNLPSGTKMEDIIIS
- a CDS encoding DUF1833 family protein encodes the protein MLNLSVAGMLEKSQLSSDGVWLLLVEVMLPDSPESLRLVRNNEDISWSGHAWTAFNFKLGDITEDNKGKPQSIPLQISNMTQTVQAYVEANSGLTGTTVILRVVHSQHLDNASPELEEVFTVQSTTCDSQWITFYLGCEISIQRRFPPRRVLKNFCAWRDQYKGIECGYNGSLAECDGTLQACRLRGNSVRYGGEPSIPEGGLYA
- a CDS encoding C40 family peptidase, translating into MHSMNGVFTDLIGLPFVDGGRDPAVGLDCWGLSTEVFRRHGVKLPDYKISCEEASLISHKVNEQRPHWRRCTGEIPVPALVVIRFAVYCDHTGVYIGNGRFIHTRKGVGVNIDRIDSPAWVKRIEGFYVPEVLP